GAGAAGAATACCGGAAAATCCGAGGTTCAGGTTGCCTTATATACCCGTAGAATCAGCGATCTTACTGGACATTTGCAGTTGCACCCGAAAGACAAGCATTCGCGTCGCGGATTGCTGATGCTTGTGGCAAAGCGCAAGAAAATGCTGAATTACGTGAAAAATATCGATATTGATCGTTATCGCAAAGTGATAGCTGAACTTGATCTTCGCAAGTAAGAGAGCCGTCGCAACTTATTTTGCCCCGATCTCTGCAGGGTTTTTGCCCTGCAGGTTATCTCTTTAACCAGGAATGCAGCAGGAAACACTATGTTGGAAAGCATGACCGGATATGGCAGCGCGGAGTCAGTTGAAAGCGGTGTCCGGACTCTTGTGGAGTTACGGTCAGTAAATAACCGTTTTGCTGAAATCAGTGTCAAGTTGCCCCGCCAATTACTCTCGTTTGAACTCGAAGTCAGGGAGATGATTCGTGCCCATTTTCAGAGGGGTAAAATCGCCGCTTTCATTCAAATTCAGCTTGATGATGCACAACCCATACCCGTCAGCATCAATACTGCGAAAGTAAAAGCCTACAAAGAGTTGCTCGATACCCTCAACAGGGAAGCCGGTTTTGGAACCCCTGTTCTTCTTGAGCATCTGTTGCGGTTTCCAGAAATATTTGATAATGGTACGACTTCACTCGATCAAGTCGATCAGCATTGGCCATTTGTAAAAAATCTGCTGCAGGAAGCAATAGAACGGCTCAAGGCAATGCGGCGCCGGGAAGGCGAAGAGCTTTCGATCGACTTCAGAGGAAGAATAGCCGAAATCGAAAACACGCTTAAACTCATCACCTTGCTCGCGGCTGATAACCTTGAAGCGGTACGAACAAGGCTGGCTGCAAAAGTGGAAGCTGTTGCCGGAAAGGATTTGGTTTACAGCCGTGACCGTCTTGAAATGGAGTTGGTTCTTGCCGCCGACAAGCTCGACATTACCGAAGAGCTGACCCGTTTTGCCAGCCACAATAAATTTTTTATTGAAGAGTTGCAGAACGACGAGAGTGGTACCGGAAGGAAACTCAATTTTCTGCTTCAGGAACAGTTGCGCGAAGCAAATACGATTGCATCAAAATCCCAGAATGCGGAAATATCCCAGAAAATTGTTCAGATCAAGGAAGATCTTGAAAAAATCAGGGAGCAATTGCAAAATATAGAGTAATGCTATGGTTGACGCCTTGCAGCACAAGGGTAAATTAATTGTCTTTTCCGCGCCATCAGGTACGGGAAAGTCCACTATTGCCACAATGGTGCTTGAGCGCATCCCCAATATACAGTTTTCGGTATCCGCCACAACCCGGACGAAAAGAGCTGGGGAGCAGGAGGGGGTTAACTACTATTTTCTCACCAGAGAGGAATTTGAGGAAAAGATTCGTAACGGTGGCTTTATTGAACATGAGTTCTTTTTTGGAAACCATTACGGTACGCTGCTCGACAAAACAGAACAGATCATTGATAGAGGCACCCATATGCTGCTTGATCTTGATGTGAAGGGAGCGATGAATGTGCGGCAGCTTTTCCCTGGTAACTCATTATTGCTCTTTTTAAAACCTCCGAGTATAGAGGTTTTGGAAGAGAGACTTAAAGGGCGGGAGAGTGAAGATGAAGAGAGTCTGAAAGCGCGGCTTGAGCGGGCCCGGCTGGAGCTGGGTTATGCAGACCGCTTTGATGAGGTGATTGTGAACGATCATCTCGACGACGCGGTTGAAGCGGTCACAGCGATAGTCAGCAAATTTCTTTCAAACACGTAAAAAAAAGTACAATGCCGGTTAAACCTGTTGATCTGAATAAATTGAGAAGTGCGCACTCGAACCTGTACGAGACCGTAGTCGCCATTTCCAAAAAAGCAAAGAGATTACATGACGAAGAGCGGGCAGAACTTGAAGACAAGCTTCTTCCCTATAAAGAGATGATTCGCAACCCCAGCAGTGAATCAGAATCAGACAAGATATTCCCTGAACAGATAGCGATCAGTCTTGAATTTGAAGTTCGTGAGAAGTCATCGCATAAAGCTGTTGCCGACTACTTCGCGCAGAAATACAATTACACGCTGGAAAAACCGGCAGAAAAAAAGATCATTCAAGTAGAAGAAGATGATGAAACTGACGGGGATTAGTCAGATAACCCTTCGCGTCAATGATTTGCGCAGCGCTGAAGAATTTTATGGTGGCATTCTTGGTCTCAAGCTTGACCACAGGGTAGGTGCAAACATTACCTACCTGCGTATCAATTCTGATCTGCTGGTGCTGGTCAAAGCCGAAACCCCTGGATCCCCCGACGCGCGGGATATACGGGTGGATCATTTTGGATTTCGGCTTGCCTCAGACGCCGAAGTAGATGCGGCAGCGCTCTATCTTGATGAGTGTGGCGTGCATATGGTGACCCGTCCCGCCCATCGCAGGGAGGGCAGAGCCTTTTTTGTCATGGATCCTGATGGAAATTTGGTCGAATTTTACTCCATGCACGAAAGCGGCATACAGGGAGAGAGCATAAAAGATATTGATTTGCTTGCTCCCGACTCTTTCGTAACGGGAACCCGTAAAAAGACAAAAAAAGAGACAGAGCAGCAAAAACCACGACGCACCCGAAAATAAGATTCTGTTTGCCCCGACTTGTCGGGGCTTTTCCTTTTTCACGATTACTCAGTGATCGGATTTTTCTTCATCTTTTGCAGCAGCAGTCGTTCTGCATCCAGCAGTTGTTCCGGGGTATTGATACCGAGAATTTCATCCGGATTGTCGGTCTTGAAAGCATAAACCTGCCTGCCGCTCTGGAAGCAGACGCCGAACACATCAGTCAGATAGTACTCATTCTGTGCATTGTTCGTGTTGATTTTGGCAAGAGCATCAAAAAGAAGCCGTGCGTTGAAAACGTAAACACCGGAATTGATCTCCCGGACAGAGAGCTCCTCTTTCGAAGCATCCTTTTGTTCCACAATTTTAAGAACACTGTCGCCGCTCTCCTGTCGGATGATTCTTCCATATCCGGTTGGGTCATGAAGTTCTGCAGTCAGGACAGTAGCTGCGCCATTTTTTGAACGGTGAAAGGTGATCAGTTCCCGCAGTGTATCCGGATTGACCAGTGGGGCATCGCCGGAGAGAATAAGTACCTCACCATCAAAATTACTGAGGTGGGTTTCTGCCTGCATGATGGCATGACCAGTTCCAAGCTGTGGCTCCTGACGTGCTGCTGTCAGGTAATACCTGGAGGTAGCTTTTACAACCAGTTCTGCCTGGTGTCCGACAATAAGGATGGTTTTGTCGGGATCAAGAGTGCTCGCTGTATCAAGAACATACTCGATAAGAGGGCGCCCATTGGCCAGATGAAGCACCTTGGGCAGATCTGACTGCATTCGGGTGCCTTTTCCTGCGGCCATAATGATGATTGCAAGTGCCATTGATTGCTCTGTCTTGTGGGGTATAGAGGAGGGAATTATGATAACGGTTCATCCTGTTCGCCTACATGATGCCGGGACTTCGGATTGTTCTCCTTGTCGACAATAAGAACCATCGGTTTATAGTTTCTCGCTTCGGCCTCATCCATGAGGGCAAAGGTCATGATGATGATTTCATCACCAACCAGAGCACATCTGGCAGCCGCTCCGTTGAGCTGAATTTCTCTTGAGCCATGAGCGCCCTTGATGATATAGGTTTCAAAACGCTCCCCGTTATTGTTGTTGACAACAAGAACTTTTTCGTTGGGAATCATATCGACCATCTCAAGAAGCTCATTATCAATGGTGATGCTCCCTTCATATTCGAGATCGCCACTGGTCACGATAGCGTTGTGGATTTTTGATTTCAGGATGTGTAATTTCATGAACAGACTAACTTCATTATTGTTTTATAAATGACTCTCCGCTTCCCCGGAAAATCCGATACCTTCTCAAGGCTTGATCGGTCTCAAAGCCCTCTCCCCGAATAGTTTCCCCAGGTCTGGTAATGGTAACAAACCTCTCCGAACGAATCATTTTATCTTTTGCGGTTCGTTTGACGTACTCGGTCTTTATCACTGTCGAGCCTTCCGAGGTGATGATAACATTCCCTTCGGCCTCAATATCCTGATTGTCATGAACGACTGCCTTTCCGGCACTGATGGTCGTCGTTGTATGGCCATTGATGTCAAAGAGGTCAACCCTGACCCCCTGGTCAAGGTGATGTTCACTACTCTTGTTTTTTCGGTATTCCGCGCCGTGTCCCGCTTCAATGACTCCACGCCTGACTCCGTTTTCTGTAAGAGCAATCCTGACCTTCCAGCTCTCCTGAACGGGATGGTCAAGACCAATGAAGCCTGTTTCGGGAGAGCGGCGCTCCTTGACCGGATTGCCGCATCCCGATAGCATAATCAGAACAACATGCAGAAAAAGAACGATAACTCTTTTCAAATCAGGAGATCATTACTTGATATTCAACTGGTTCATCACCTTGAAGGTGAGATCATTTTCAGGTGCCACATAGATGGCAATATTTTTTTCAAGCACCAGCGAAAATCCCTCTTTTTGTGCTATAGCCTCAACAGCAGCCAATACTTTCTGGCGAATCGGAATAAGCAGTTCCTGCTGTTTCTTTTCAACGAGACCTCCACGTCCGAACTTCTCCTGCCGATATTTGTCGATAGCCATCGCTTTTGCCCCAATCTCTTTTTCCTTCAGCTCTCTTGCAGCTTTTGACAGAGAGCCTGCCTGTTGGCTATATGCGGCCACTAATTTCTGATACTCCTGGGTCAGGCGATCGAGCTCTTTCTGTAACGGAGCGGCTGTTGTCTGCAAGGTAAGATCAGCCTGTTTTGTTTCCGGCAGTTGCTGCAGGATTTTTCCTGAATCGACCACACTGACTTTTCCTGTCTCCTGTGCGGCAAAGGATTGAGGGGCAACAAGCACCATACTCAAGCCAACCGCCATAACGATACGGCGAGACATTTTCATAAATTTCCCTGAATGAATCATCAATTTTAAAGTTTAAAAGTTAGCGGATTAACAGTGTCAAGATCTTTTGAATGCGCAAATGGTCACAATCAGACCTCCAAAGGTAAGAATTCCATGGTAAAAAACTACAAAAAGCTGAAAAACCATTAGGCCCCAACGAGCCATTGCATTAAAAGAAATCAATCTATCTTATTCAATTATTTTGGTTTAAAAAAACGCAGGCCAAACTGTTGACAGTTCCTCTCCGGGCCAAAATGCCTGTACATGATCTCTTCAGTTGCGTTGTAACGCTTCGTTTCTTTTGAAAGCATTTATGTGTATTATCAAGATGAGTTATAGAACCTCTCCCCGTCGTTCAATAAATAAAAATAATAATGGGTTTTTACAGTAAAATCAAAACACGCGTTCGACAGCTTTTCGGCCACGAAGTAACTGCTCGGGTTGAGCTTCAATGCGAGTGCTGTAATATTCATGACTGGCGCATTTGTCCTGTGGGTATTGACCGGAATAGTGAGGTTTTTTCACTTGGAGTAGGCGATGATATCGGGTTTGATAAAGGTTTGATTGTCGCCTATAACTGCAATGTTCATGCTTTTGATCCGACACCGCGATGGATTGAGTGGATCAAATCTCAGGATCTTTCTCCGCAATTTCATTTTTATCCCTATGCGATTGGCGGAAGGGACGGTAGAATGAAACTTTTTCCTCGTATGCCGAAAGGCAAGCCTTCATCAACGATGCTTACAGTCATGAATGAAGGAGCTAAAGATGAAGGGGACGGTATAGATGTAACGGTCAAAAGACTTTCAACATTGATGGCGGAGCTTGGTGTTTCTCATATTGATATTCTTAAAATGGATATTGAGGCTGCCGAATATGAAGTTATTGATGATTTTCTTGCAGCTCAACTTTCGGTTTATCAACTTTTGGTAGAGTTTCATCATCGATTTTCATCAGTGCCGTTGCAGAAAACAAGAGATACCCTTGATAAATTGTATAAGGCCGGGTACAGGATTTTCTATATCACTGAAAAAGCAAGGGAGTACTCTTTTATTCATCTTGATACGTATGAAAAGTATCTCCGCGAAGCTTGAGTGGGGGAATGCGATTCTTATAAAAACTTTTTTTGGAAAAACTGTCCCGCCTGTTGCACAACCGCCGCTTTCAATTCAAGTTCAAACAGGTGCACCAGAAGCGAGGAGACATCAATACCTGATGCGACGGCAAGGGTATCGATGTGGATTGGTTCCCTCTCCATGCATTGCATGATGGCCTGTTCGATCGGGGTCAATGTGCCTTGCTGAGAGTTATCCTGCAAGGCTGGTCTGGAACACTTTTCTGCGAATTGCGGCCCAAGTTCAGTCAGGATATCATCAACGCTCATGACCGCTTTGGCTGAACCCTGCTGGATAAGCCGGTTTGTTCCCCGTGACGTTCGGGAGAAGATGCTTCCTGGCACAGCAAAGACCTCCCGGTTCTGCTCAAGAGCCGAAGATGCCGTGATGAGTGAGCCCCCCTTCAGATCCGACTCCACCACAATGGTGCCGGAGGTTATGCCCGATATAATTCGATTGCGTTTCGGGAATTTTCCCGGTGTGAGTTCTGAACCAAACCACTCCTCCGAAATGAGAGCGCCGTTCTCAACAATTTTCGGCCAGAGTTTTCCTTTTGGATCGGTATAGATGCTCTCCACGCCGCTTGCAAGCACAGCCACCGTTCTTCCCCCATTTTCCACGGTCGCTGTATGTGCAACCATATCGATACCATAAGCCAGTCCGCTGAAAACAACGACACCACAATTGGCCAGATCACGGCAGAGCAGAGCCGTAACCTGTTTGCCATATTGCGAGGCATATCTCGTACCGACAACAGCAAGGCCCGGCTGGTTTGTATCAGGCAGCTTTCCCCGCACAAAGAGGCAGGGAGGCGGATCATAGATCTCTTTTAACAGTGCAGGGTAGTTGGGGTCAAGAATGGTAATCAGCTCAGCGTGGTGGCGCGGCAGTTCAGCAATCTGTTGTTCCGCACTTGCCAGGGCCTTCTCCCTTGTCTCCGCATGGTGAAGAAAATGGTGCATCTGCCGGGCCAGAGATTCCCCGATGCCCGACACCTGTATAAGCTCTCCCACGTCGCAGTGGAGTACATCAGCCAGTCGATTATGCAGGAATGTTGTGATCGCCTTGATTCTTGCAGGGCCTATACCCGGAATAAGCGTCAGGGCAAGCAGCAGAATCCGCTCTTCCATTGCAGCGGGGAGTGACATAGTGCACAGAATGGTTAGAAGTCCCTCTTCATCAGAATATTCGCAAATCCTTTAAGATACTCTCGTCCTTCCGCATAGGGGAGCCCGTCAATTGCCGAGAGCGCCTCTTCGGTCGTACGGTTAATCAGTGATGCCGTCTCTTCCAGGACGCCGCACTGTTGATAGATAGCCCTAACCTCAGGAACTCTCTGGGCCTCAATGCCTTTATTGCTGATGATGAAGTTCAGCAGATCACGCTCTTTGCCTGACGTCAATTCAAGAGAGCGCAGCAAGAGATAGGTTTTTTTA
The DNA window shown above is from Pelodictyon phaeoclathratiforme BU-1 and carries:
- the rpsO gene encoding 30S ribosomal protein S15 codes for the protein MSLTKEFKADVIKQFGASEKNTGKSEVQVALYTRRISDLTGHLQLHPKDKHSRRGLLMLVAKRKKMLNYVKNIDIDRYRKVIAELDLRK
- a CDS encoding YicC/YloC family endoribonuclease, with protein sequence MLESMTGYGSAESVESGVRTLVELRSVNNRFAEISVKLPRQLLSFELEVREMIRAHFQRGKIAAFIQIQLDDAQPIPVSINTAKVKAYKELLDTLNREAGFGTPVLLEHLLRFPEIFDNGTTSLDQVDQHWPFVKNLLQEAIERLKAMRRREGEELSIDFRGRIAEIENTLKLITLLAADNLEAVRTRLAAKVEAVAGKDLVYSRDRLEMELVLAADKLDITEELTRFASHNKFFIEELQNDESGTGRKLNFLLQEQLREANTIASKSQNAEISQKIVQIKEDLEKIREQLQNIE
- the gmk gene encoding guanylate kinase, whose amino-acid sequence is MVDALQHKGKLIVFSAPSGTGKSTIATMVLERIPNIQFSVSATTRTKRAGEQEGVNYYFLTREEFEEKIRNGGFIEHEFFFGNHYGTLLDKTEQIIDRGTHMLLDLDVKGAMNVRQLFPGNSLLLFLKPPSIEVLEERLKGRESEDEESLKARLERARLELGYADRFDEVIVNDHLDDAVEAVTAIVSKFLSNT
- a CDS encoding PAZ domain-containing protein, producing MPVKPVDLNKLRSAHSNLYETVVAISKKAKRLHDEERAELEDKLLPYKEMIRNPSSESESDKIFPEQIAISLEFEVREKSSHKAVADYFAQKYNYTLEKPAEKKIIQVEEDDETDGD
- a CDS encoding VOC family protein; translated protein: MMKLTGISQITLRVNDLRSAEEFYGGILGLKLDHRVGANITYLRINSDLLVLVKAETPGSPDARDIRVDHFGFRLASDAEVDAAALYLDECGVHMVTRPAHRREGRAFFVMDPDGNLVEFYSMHESGIQGESIKDIDLLAPDSFVTGTRKKTKKETEQQKPRRTRK
- a CDS encoding sugar phosphate nucleotidyltransferase; the encoded protein is MALAIIIMAAGKGTRMQSDLPKVLHLANGRPLIEYVLDTASTLDPDKTILIVGHQAELVVKATSRYYLTAARQEPQLGTGHAIMQAETHLSNFDGEVLILSGDAPLVNPDTLRELITFHRSKNGAATVLTAELHDPTGYGRIIRQESGDSVLKIVEQKDASKEELSVREINSGVYVFNARLLFDALAKINTNNAQNEYYLTDVFGVCFQSGRQVYAFKTDNPDEILGINTPEQLLDAERLLLQKMKKNPITE
- the panD gene encoding aspartate 1-decarboxylase — its product is MKLHILKSKIHNAIVTSGDLEYEGSITIDNELLEMVDMIPNEKVLVVNNNNGERFETYIIKGAHGSREIQLNGAAARCALVGDEIIIMTFALMDEAEARNYKPMVLIVDKENNPKSRHHVGEQDEPLS
- the lptC gene encoding LPS export ABC transporter periplasmic protein LptC — encoded protein: MKRVIVLFLHVVLIMLSGCGNPVKERRSPETGFIGLDHPVQESWKVRIALTENGVRRGVIEAGHGAEYRKNKSSEHHLDQGVRVDLFDINGHTTTTISAGKAVVHDNQDIEAEGNVIITSEGSTVIKTEYVKRTAKDKMIRSERFVTITRPGETIRGEGFETDQALRRYRIFRGSGESFIKQ
- a CDS encoding OmpH family outer membrane protein; its protein translation is MKMSRRIVMAVGLSMVLVAPQSFAAQETGKVSVVDSGKILQQLPETKQADLTLQTTAAPLQKELDRLTQEYQKLVAAYSQQAGSLSKAARELKEKEIGAKAMAIDKYRQEKFGRGGLVEKKQQELLIPIRQKVLAAVEAIAQKEGFSLVLEKNIAIYVAPENDLTFKVMNQLNIK
- a CDS encoding FkbM family methyltransferase, with translation MGFYSKIKTRVRQLFGHEVTARVELQCECCNIHDWRICPVGIDRNSEVFSLGVGDDIGFDKGLIVAYNCNVHAFDPTPRWIEWIKSQDLSPQFHFYPYAIGGRDGRMKLFPRMPKGKPSSTMLTVMNEGAKDEGDGIDVTVKRLSTLMAELGVSHIDILKMDIEAAEYEVIDDFLAAQLSVYQLLVEFHHRFSSVPLQKTRDTLDKLYKAGYRIFYITEKAREYSFIHLDTYEKYLREA
- the dprA gene encoding DNA-processing protein DprA gives rise to the protein MSLPAAMEERILLLALTLIPGIGPARIKAITTFLHNRLADVLHCDVGELIQVSGIGESLARQMHHFLHHAETREKALASAEQQIAELPRHHAELITILDPNYPALLKEIYDPPPCLFVRGKLPDTNQPGLAVVGTRYASQYGKQVTALLCRDLANCGVVVFSGLAYGIDMVAHTATVENGGRTVAVLASGVESIYTDPKGKLWPKIVENGALISEEWFGSELTPGKFPKRNRIISGITSGTIVVESDLKGGSLITASSALEQNREVFAVPGSIFSRTSRGTNRLIQQGSAKAVMSVDDILTELGPQFAEKCSRPALQDNSQQGTLTPIEQAIMQCMEREPIHIDTLAVASGIDVSSLLVHLFELELKAAVVQQAGQFFQKKFL